The sequence ttacactagtcatatgcatgtgtaactgctagctacactagccagatgaatgtgtatctcctagttacacatgttatatgcatgtgtaactctcagttacacaattcagatgcatgtgtaaccgctagctacactagtcagatgcttgtgaaactgaaatatacattgttttatgtactgttcattttaatcgtataaatactgattgcttgttgttatatttcaggttttagataacttcataaaagctaattgcttaaacgtggtaatggtctcgctggaactggagttgacgctgaatacacaagtcagatgcatgtgtaactctcagttacactagatagacacatatgtaactctcaattacactaaacagatgcgtgtgtaacttctagttacacatgctaagaaattattgtaaatgaatattaaagtaataacttttttttttgtgttttttttttgatgtctatttatttgcatatatatacaagtgtaactttgcattacacatatcataaggatgtgtaacttctggttacacatgccatatgcatgtgtaacttctgtttacaccttcgcactgtattttaataatttcgggcctagatttaataattttgggcctagatttaaattttatttaattatgggcttgacaatatgcataagggtatcaaggtcttttaaaaactcggggcctagatttaaactttttttaattaagggcctcatattatgggttatccatgggttgggggGAAGGGAGGGAGAGGGTAAGGCCTACAGGTCGGTGGCCCCAATCCATCCCCATATAACGACATAGTGAGAGTAGCATGAACATCAACACCCCCTCCAGAccccttctctctctctctctatgtgCCTGCCTGCCCCTCTCATCAGCATTTAGgaacctctctctctctctttcaatTAATATTAGTATTATTTGTGGTTACAAAGCCCAGCTGAAATGGTATATGAAAATCAGGAAAACTGTAAGAAAAAGTAAACTATATAAAACTATATCTCAAAATAGATCGATACATAGATAGATTTAGTAGATAGAATACCTTTTTTCTTGTGATGTATGGATGtacgtatgtatgtatgtatggtAATTAACAAATCACACACTAGTAGCTAGAGAAGAAGCATCATAACATCAATAGCAACAACCTCTTCATTCAACCTGGCTTCTcattagcaacaacaacaaacaggAAGAGAAGAGAGGACAGACAGAGAGAGAAAGGAAAAAAGGGgtgaagaagagagaaaaagaagtctTTGGATTCATAATTATTAATATTCTCTCTGCTGCTAGATAGTATATAACTTCTCCTACTCATCATCATAATGTTTTGATATATCTATCAATCAAACTGCTGTTgtacttcttcttttgtttctcttttttttcaaccTTTGGTTTTAAGCGAGAAGAAGTTTATTTTAGAAAAACACGATCAACAACATCAGGGGAAAGTTTAATAGCGGCAGCTAGCTCTCTATACTACTAGCTAGAGATTCAAAACGCATAGACAGCCGCAAATTaaatatttgcatagaattttCCATCAACTCTTCTGAAGAAATTCGAGATTTCATGTGGGGTAGCAATATATTTTGGTTCAAGTGTAGTTGttgagaagaatatatagagaaagaTAGGAAGAACCATAATTAGAAGAGAAAACCAGAAGGTGAAAAATTAAGCTAAGAAAATGGCTGCAGCTTCTTCGTCATCCTTCTTTGGAACTAGAGAAGAAGATCAAAACCAAATGAtgaaacaacaacagcaacaacagtcATCAACACCAACATCATCAACAGCTCCAGTAACTGCACCTGCTCAGAAGAAAAAGAGGAATCTCCCAGGAACACCAAGCAAGTACcctatctctctatctctctataaacatatatagaaaaacatatgaaTATACACAAAATACCATGAGCTTAATTAAATAACAAAACTAGTCTTTTCTCTTTCTGTTTTTTTGTATGGAGTTCATCCAAacaaagttttttgatttttttctttccacAATCTTCTCAACACAAAAAGTTCTAATTTTGAAACTTATTCATTCAGTGTTAGCTAGCTAGATTTGAAATGGTTCTTGTTtttttcctccttttttttttcttctaataaaATCATaacatatcttcttcttttttttttaatatttgtatttccattttttggatttttgttttcacaaaacagaTCCAGATGCAGAAGTGATAGCACTATCTCCCAAGACTCTAATGGCCACAAACAGATTCATATGTGAGGTATGCAACAAAGGATTTCAAAGAGAGCAAAATTTACAGTTACACAGAAGAGGACATAATTTGCCTTGGAAGCTAAAACAAAAGACAACAAAAGAAGTGAAGAGAAGAGTCTACTTATGTCCTGAAGTAACATGCGTACATCACGATCCTTCTAGGGCTCTTGGTGATCTTACTGGTATCAAGAAACATTTTTGTAGAAAACATGGTGAAAAAAAATGGAAGTGTGATAAGTGCTCTAAGAGATATGCTGTTCAATCTGATTGGAAAGCTCACTCCAAGACTTGTGGTACTAGAGAATATAGATGTGATTGTGGCACTCTCTTCTCaaggtacctggttttattcatCAGTTCATACATGCATTCATTCGTTCATTTAGTTTCACTTCCATTAAATCATGTTAATATAATCCAAAAGGCAAATAGGAAATCTACTTTAAAAGtctttcattcattcactcattCGTTCATTCATATTCATGATTACTACTTTTTAGAAGTCTTGAGTTTTTGTGCCTAGCTAGTAAACCTAGAGAGCGTCAGTGAGAAAGAGAGAGTACTGAGAGGAATTTTAAACTTTCTTGTAGCTTGATTAAATTTAGGTTTCTGATTGTTGGGCTCATTATGAATTCAGATTCCAATGATCAGGGGGTACAAGAATAAAACCATCAaagttagagagagagagagagtgtgtGTTTGTTTAGATTTGTTTAGTTTATGGTTGTTTTGGTTATGGAGAAGGTTTTGTCTTTCTTTTTAGTTTCTTCTTCATAACTTTTAGGTTTACTTTAGAGATTCTTCTTCCACTATAGCACTAGCCTACTGATTGAGAGACAGTAATATATTGCTGCTAGTACAAACTAATAATCTATGACTATACGTATAACTGAATATCAAGAAGACTGCTCACACGTGAATCAGAAACTGATaaggtaaaaaaaaattagagaatGAGAGGAAAGAACTAAGGTacagttgtttttcttttttgttctagTATGTTTTATGTCCTCGAGAAACACGCCTTAATTTTTCACCCTTCATTTCATTTCTCCATTTGCTCTCTCTCCTGTTCACGTGCTGCcatgaaggtggtggtggtggtggtttatgGCTACTGTAAGTTCGTTTGTTCTCTTGTGAGTTGGCTAGACGTGATCCGGACTGCTGTGTGTGTGTTCTTTGGAGCAGGTTCGTTCTTTTGATTAGAATTCTATCGTTTAGGAGAGAGAGAGAACAACGACAACATGCCGTCTCTCTCTCTCACGGATTGGCAATGAAGAGACGACAGTATCATATGGCGTTAATTAGCTAAGGTTAAGAGATCCTATCTAGCAGCAAAATATGGTCCTGAAAATCTGAAAACACTAACATGATCCTGTTCTTTCATCATAAAGAAATGAAAATTATTCTGATCAAGTTGTGAATAAGTGAAGAAAAATGGTTCTAGATTTAGGGTTCCTTGATTGGTGTTTTTCATCCATTTAGTAAAGTTCCTGTATTGGAAAACTTGATAGTTCATGAAACAAGTCCTAGAAATAGGTTGTTGTTGATTGATGGATGGATTTTCATGGAttctgaaaagaaagaaaatcacATTTAATGTTTAGGCAGTCCTTTTAAAAGAAGCTTTTCTTGATTGCTGCATTATGAGTATATGGTTCTTAAAGCGATCAACTATACGTAATAAATGTTTACTCTACTCGTCTACTGTATTCAATTCCTTTTTCCATATCTGTATCTTAATTAAATTCCAGCTTTCATCATAgttttttcattcttcttctagttATGTTCTTGAGTACTGGCTTTGGTTTTACTACTAATGCCTCGTTTCAAATTATTGTACGTGTCTCCAATAATTCATTTACTGTTGAAATTACTAATGTTCTTTTACTTATATTATGCTTTCCTCCACTCTCTAATTTGAGTTACTTAAGTAATTATATATATTCACTAATATGCAAATTTAATATAATTaacttactttttcttatttgaaCGAAGTGATAATTGAACCAAGTGATAATCTGATGAATAATTTCTTTTACGTTCCTTGCATGCAGGCGTGATAGCTTTATAACCCATAGAGCTTTCTGTGATGCTTTAGCTCAAGAAAGTGCAAGGCTTCCTACCGGCTTAAGCACCATGGGAAGTCATTTATACGGAAGTAACAGCAACATGGGATTAGGTTTATCTCAAGTTGGTTCCCAGCTGTCCTCACTACAAGACCAAAGTCAACCATCTACTGATCTTTTACGACTGGGTGGTGCAGGAGGTACACAATTTGATCATCTTATGCCTCCTTCGGCTCCTTCACCATTTCGATCATCACAAACTACACCATCATCCGCCTTTTTCCTTCCAAACTCAAACCAAGAATTTCATGATCACCAAGAACCTCCATCGCACCACGGGTTATTACAAAATAAACCATTTCATGGTTTGATGCAGCTTCCTGAACTTCAAAACCCTACTACAAATAATTCTCCATCTGCTGCCGTGGCTGCCGCTGCTAACCTGTTTAACCTTAGTTTCTTCTCAAATAGCAGCACTACGAGCAGTAATGCTAACAACGGTAACAACATTTCCTCTTCTAGTCTTTTATtatcggaccaattcaacaatggaaatcctggtggtgatcaaggaaatatattttcGGGTAATATTATGGGTGATCAAAACATAGGTTCCAATGTTTCTTCTCTCTACAATGGCTCTGGTCAAAATGACACAGCTGTTCCTCAAATGTCTGCTACTGCATTACTTCAAAAAGCTGCTCAAATGGGTTCAACTACAAGTGGCAATAATGCAATGTTAAGAGGTTTTGGTAGTTCTTCGTCAACAAGTGCAAGGCCATCAGATAATAGAGCACATCTGTCTACCAATTTTCGAGGTAGCTTTGGCGGTAATGGCAgtggtggttctggtggtggAGGTGGGGAGAGTTTAAGATCACAGATTGAAAATGAGAATCATCTTCAGGACTTGATGAATTCTCTCGCAAATGGAAATTCTTCCATATTTGGTGGTGGGTCATCAGGAGGAACTAACACGTTTGGTGGTAATAATAATACTGGTGGTCAAGAGTCAAACTTCGGCGGATTTAACTCGAATCGGGTTACATtggaacagcaacaacaacaacaacatcatcaacatGGTAGCTCAAATATGTCTAGCATGGAAGACCCGAAACTGCATCAAAATCTTACGGTGAGTATGGGCGGTTCAGACAGATTAACGAGAGACTTTCTCGGTGTTGGTGGCGGGATGGTGAGAAGTATGGGTGGTGGAATATCTCAAAGagatcaacaacagcagcagcagcaacaacaacatcataataGTGATCTAAgttccttggattcagaaatgaAATCTGGGTCAGCAAATCGATCTTTCGGAGGAGGGAATTTGCAGTAAAGATGAATTTTAATTAAGTAGTTGCGGAGGAAAGAAGTGTAGGTATGTTGCTCAACTAGGTGATTTTTCTAGACAGAGTTGTGATGTGGTTCTTCTTTAGTTTTATTAGGATTTGTAGCTTAATTATTAATCAAGGGTTTGGCTAAGAATCTCCTCTcttttttccagttttttttNNNNNNNNNNNNNNNNNNNNNNNNNNNNNNNNNNNNNNNNNNNNNNNNNNNNNNNNNNNNNNNNNNNNNNNNNNNNNNNNNNNNNNNNNNNNNNNNNNNNNNNNNNNNNNNNNNNNNNNNNNNNNNNNttttttttttgtaattgtgTTTCCTTTTGCTGTAGATGTTTTGGTTTTTAAAATAGAAAACCATAGACTCATATATACTTGTTGGTTTCTGTTTTCCGAGTATTAATTTTCCTATGTTCTATTTTCCTTTGTTTGTTCATGCTGAATTAAATaaagttaaatatcttttcaAATTGTTCTACATTTTCTTTTCCATGCATGCATGCAACAATGTATGTGTCGTGGATGATCATATATGCAGGTGTTTGTTATTTGCTTCTTTATATTCGGATTCTCATACATATGTTGCATTGTTCTTAACTTGTATGGAAACTTATGAgagatttttcttcttttatctAGAACCATAAAAACTGTGGCTGATTTTAGGATTCAGATATAGATCATTGATGTTGATGTTATTTCTGTTAAATGGTAATTCCGCtttgatcatctttttactttttaGCTACCTGGTTAAATCTAACTACCATGACTTGTTGTTTGCATCTGTACTGTAGTGCACTTTAGTTAGAAAATGAGAGTGACAGAAAGAGAATTACTTAGGGTTATTATCTAGCTATCTTCGAGTCTCTTGTCTCTCTCATGGCGTCTCTTATGTTTGTCGTGAAACTTATATATAATAAGAGGGTGGCATTtttctatttatatattttttttccactGTTTTCCAACCAGGTAAATAATAAGTATGACActcctttctatttgatttgttaGCAGAGAGAAACATATCCGATTAGCGGAGAGAAACATATGAACCCTGatcaattattttattatatttataAATTCTTTCGAATCTACCTACTACAGTTTACAACTCTACATTACAATTAAATAGGTACGAACTATATGTTCTATGTTGAATTTTTTTAATGGGGGATACTAACTACTCCTAATACAAAATActaaaaaacaacaaacaaaaataGAAATCCAACTGTaccatataaataaataaatttgtcacTTCTCTTCAACGATTTTTTAACGTAGTTAGGGTAGTATTCTACCTATAT comes from Papaver somniferum cultivar HN1 chromosome 7, ASM357369v1, whole genome shotgun sequence and encodes:
- the LOC113298308 gene encoding protein indeterminate-domain 5, chloroplastic-like, producing the protein MAAASSSSFFGTREEDQNQMMKQQQQQQSSTPTSSTAPVTAPAQKKKRNLPGTPNPDAEVIALSPKTLMATNRFICEVCNKGFQREQNLQLHRRGHNLPWKLKQKTTKEVKRRVYLCPEVTCVHHDPSRALGDLTGIKKHFCRKHGEKKWKCDKCSKRYAVQSDWKAHSKTCGTREYRCDCGTLFSRRDSFITHRAFCDALAQESARLPTGLSTMGSHLYGSNSNMGLGLSQVGSQLSSLQDQSQPSTDLLRLGGAGGTQFDHLMPPSAPSPFRSSQTTPSSAFFLPNSNQEFHDHQEPPSHHGLLQNKPFHGLMQLPELQNPTTNNSPSAAVAAAANLFNLSFFSNSSTTSSNANNGNNISSSSLLLSDQFNNGNPGGDQGNIFSGNIMGDQNIGSNVSSLYNGSGQNDTAVPQMSATALLQKAAQMGSTTSGNNAMLRGFGSSSSTSARPSDNRAHLSTNFRGSFGGNGSGGSGGGGGESLRSQIENENHLQDLMNSLANGNSSIFGGGSSGGTNTFGGNNNTGGQESNFGGFNSNRVTLEQQQQQQHHQHGSSNMSSMEDPKLHQNLTVSMGGSDRLTRDFLGVGGGMVRSMGGGISQRDQQQQQQQQQHHNSDLSSLDSEMKSGSANRSFGGGNLQ